The nucleotide window GGAATGGGCACGTTGATGTGGATGGTAGCCAGCTCCTTGCTCAGCAACCCCTGCTCGGCGAAGTTGCGCACGTTTTCCTGCTGCTTGCCCTTGAGCTGGTCCACGTTGGCAATCAGGTTTTCGACCGAGCCGTACTGCTTAATCAGGGCTTTGGCCGTCTTCTCGCCGATGCCGGGAATGCCGGGAATGTTGTCGGAAGCGTCGCCCTGCAGGCCCAGAATATCGGTGACCTGCTCCACCCGGTCAATTTCGAAGCGCTGCAGCACGTGGGCCAGGTCCAGCACTTCGGCCGAGTTGCCCATAAAGGCCGGCCGGTAGATTTTCACCTTCTCCGTCACGAGCTGGCAGTAGTCCTTGTCGGGCGTCATCATGTACACCTCGTCGAAGCCCTGCTCCTCGGCGTGCCGGGCCAGGGTGCCAATCACGTCGTCGGCCTCGAAGCCGTCCATGACCAGAATCGGGATGTTGAAGGCCTCGATGATCTTCTTGATGTAGGGAATAGCCGTGCCTATGTCCTCGGGCATGGCCTGGCGCTGGGCCTTGTATTCGGCAAACTGCTCGTGGCGGAAGGTCTTTTTGGCCGCGTCGAAGCACACGCCAATGTGGGTCGGCTTTTCTTTCTGCAGCACTTCCACCAGGGTGTTGGTGAAGCCTAGCACGGCGCCGGTGTTCATGCCCTTGGAGTTGATGCGCGGATTTTTGCTGAAGGCAAAGTGGGACCGGTAAATCAGGGCAAAGGCGTCGAGCAGGAAAAGCTTTTTGCGGGGTTGGGTGGCGTCGGTAGTCATAGTAGGGGCGAAGGTAAGCAACGACTCGGGCGTTGCGGCGGCAGGCGCGTTGTGGCTGGTACCGGTAAAACCTGGGTTGAGGAATACGTAAAACAACTCCTTGGGCAAAGTTTCTACTACGCAGCTCAGCCAAAGACACTACCTATACGAAGAAACCGGCAGCTTGACAGTAGTAATTGCCCGCAGGAAGTCGAAGCAGTTTTCAACGCATCGACAACGGAAAGCCTGCAGCGTCTAAAATGTCGTTAGTTTTGCTAATTGTCTAACCAACAACTATATGAAAAAACTAATATACGCAAGTCTAGGGCTGGTACTATGTATGGGAGCAGGGCCGGAGGCCGCCGCGCAGGCCGTGGCCGATCCGACGCTTGGGCCCGTCACGGTGCTACAGTCGGGGATAGTAAACAACGTGCAGCAGCAGCCTGATGGCAAGTACCTGGTAGGCGGCTATTTCACGCAGGTAAATGGCACCGCCGCCACGGGCCTGGTCCGACTAAACGCCGACGGCTCGTTGGATAATGCTTTTACCAGCACCGCCAATAACCGGTATCCCATCAACAAAATCCGGCTGCTGCCCAACGGCCAGATTCTGCTGCAGGCGTACGGGGCCATTACGGTCGGGGGCCGCAACTTCATCACAATAGCCAAGCTGAATGCCGACGGCAGTCCGGTCACAAGCTTCTCGGTGGGTAGCGGCGCACCGTCGGTAAGCACGATGGAAGTACAGGCCGATGGCAAAATCCTGGTGGGCGGCGACTTTACCACCTTCAACGGCGTAACCGCCAACGGCCTGGTGCGGCTGAATGCGGACGGCAGCATTGATCAGGCCTTCTCGACGGCCCTGAACGGGGGCTTTACCCGCACGAGTTCCAACCAAGCTACCGTCCGGAGCGTAGCCGTGCAGCCCGACGGTAAAATTCTGGTGGCCGGTAATTTCGACAACTACAATAATACGGGCCGCAAGGGCCTGGTACGGCTGAATGCCAACGGCTCGCTCGATACCAGCTTTACGCCCGCTATTACTACCAACAACACGGATTCTGAAGTGCTGGCCGTTGCCCTGGACCCACGTACCAATTACGTGCTGGCTTTCCGGAGCGGCTTCTCGGTCCAGCAGATTCTGCGCATGACCACCACCGGCGCCCTCGACAACACGTTCACCACCCAATCTACGTTCAACTGCCTGAGCTACAGCTCTACGAACAGTGAAGAATTCGCCGTCGACTCCAACGGCCGGGTGATAGTGAGCGGCTGTTTCGTTAACTATGGCGGAGTGGCCAGTGGCAATAACTTCGTTACCCGCTTCCTGTCCAACGGCCAGCGCGATACGCAGTTTGCCGTTGGCCAGCAACTGGATAGCCGGGCCACTTGCGTAAAGGTGCTGGCCAATGACGATGTGCTGTTGGGCGGGGAGTTTTCCCGGTATGGCAGCATCCGCAACGTAAACCTGGTGCGCCTGAACAGTGCTGCGCAAGCCCTGGCTACGCCCCGCCCGGCCCTGATGGCGGACGGCGCGGTGGAGGATGTAGTGCAGCAGCCCGATGGTAAGCTGCTGGTGGGCGGTAAGTTTTGGCAGATCAATGGGCAGGCAGCCGGCAACATTGCCCGGCTCAACCTCGACGGCACGCTCGATAACAGCTTTCAGCTGAATGGCGTAGATGGCCAGGTGCGCAAAATTGCCGTGCGCGACAATGGCCGCATCGTAGTTGCCGGCGACTTTACTACCGTTGGCACCCAGGCCTCACCCATGGTGGCGCAGCTGCTGGCCAATGGCAGCCCGGATGCTTCCTTTGCTACGGCTGGAACTGCCACCTCGGCCGGTGCTTATACCAGCAACGTACATGCGCTGGCACTGCAGGCGGATGGCAGCCTGCTGATAGGCGGCCCATCCACTACCCTGGGCAATTTCTATGGCCCCCTGCACCGGGTACTTACCAACGGCGCCGTTGACGCGGCCTATTCCAACCAGATTGGCCAGTTCCCGGAAGTGCTGAGTCTGGCTGCGCTGCCTTCCGGTAAGCACTACGTCGGTTTCCGAGGATCTAGCCCCGCCGCCCTGGTCCGCCTCAACGCCAACGGCAGCCTCGATAACACGTTTACCGCCGGAACGTCCACTGGCTATGTCGTGATTAACGACCTGGTGGTTTTGCCCAATGAGAAGGTGTTGGCGGGCGGCTCGTTTTCCAACTACGGCGGCACAGCCCGCACCAACCTGGTGCAGCTGAATGCCAACGGGACGGTGGATGCGGCGTTTGTGCCGCCGGTGCTCAGCGGCACCGGGATTACCTCGCTGGCCCGCTACGCGAATGGGCGAATTCTAATTGGTGGCGGCAGCCTGAGCGTCGACGGCATTTCGCGGGGAACGGTAGCGCGCCTGAATCCGAATGGCTCCTACGATGCGTCGTTTAGCAGCACCCTGCGGAGTGGGTATAATGCCTACGTGACGCTGCAGGCCGACGAGTCGGCGCTGGTGTACAGCACGTCACTGTATTTCGGCAGCACGCCGAATCAAACCTTGCCGCTCGTGCGCCTGACGGCCCCGAACGTGCTGAGCGTGAGCAGCCGCCAAAGCACGGCCCGCACCGAGGCCTGGCCCGTTCCGGCCCACTCAGAGCTGCACGTGCAGGTAGAAGCCGCCGCCCAGCCCCGCAGTCTGGAACTGCTCGACGCGACGGGCCGGGTGGTGCTCAGTCGGGCTATTCGGGAGGCCGAGCCCGTGGTGCCCGTAAGCCAGTTGCGGGCCGGGCTTTACCTATTGCGCGTGAACTACGCCAACGGCTCCGTGACCCGCCCCGTCGCGGTGGAATAACCTGCGCCACACTTTTTTCCCAACCCCGCGCCGCCGTTCTGCTGGCGCGGGGTTGTTTTTCCTGCACCGGTTGTCGGCCACGGGTACCGCGGACGCAGCTTACCAAGCCGCCATTGGTACCGGACCAGGGCAAAACGGGATAGTACCGCGCGTAAATGTCATTGCTTCGCTGCCCGATGGCAAGCATTATGTCGCTGGTCTGTTTAATCAATTCAACAGTGTGGGGGCTCCGGCCCTGCTGCGCCTAAACGCCAACGGAACCCGCGACAACACGTTTGTCCCCAGCCTGAGCAATACGTCTATGGCCCGGGTGCTGCCGCTGGCCAGTGGCAAAGTGCTGGTAACGGGCGTGAATACCAACGGCCAAAGTAACAACCTGGCCCGGCTTACGGCTACCAGTGGGCTGGACGCAACCTTCGCCGCCGGCATCAATAGC belongs to Hymenobacter cellulosilyticus and includes:
- a CDS encoding T9SS type A sorting domain-containing protein; the encoded protein is MKKLIYASLGLVLCMGAGPEAAAQAVADPTLGPVTVLQSGIVNNVQQQPDGKYLVGGYFTQVNGTAATGLVRLNADGSLDNAFTSTANNRYPINKIRLLPNGQILLQAYGAITVGGRNFITIAKLNADGSPVTSFSVGSGAPSVSTMEVQADGKILVGGDFTTFNGVTANGLVRLNADGSIDQAFSTALNGGFTRTSSNQATVRSVAVQPDGKILVAGNFDNYNNTGRKGLVRLNANGSLDTSFTPAITTNNTDSEVLAVALDPRTNYVLAFRSGFSVQQILRMTTTGALDNTFTTQSTFNCLSYSSTNSEEFAVDSNGRVIVSGCFVNYGGVASGNNFVTRFLSNGQRDTQFAVGQQLDSRATCVKVLANDDVLLGGEFSRYGSIRNVNLVRLNSAAQALATPRPALMADGAVEDVVQQPDGKLLVGGKFWQINGQAAGNIARLNLDGTLDNSFQLNGVDGQVRKIAVRDNGRIVVAGDFTTVGTQASPMVAQLLANGSPDASFATAGTATSAGAYTSNVHALALQADGSLLIGGPSTTLGNFYGPLHRVLTNGAVDAAYSNQIGQFPEVLSLAALPSGKHYVGFRGSSPAALVRLNANGSLDNTFTAGTSTGYVVINDLVVLPNEKVLAGGSFSNYGGTARTNLVQLNANGTVDAAFVPPVLSGTGITSLARYANGRILIGGGSLSVDGISRGTVARLNPNGSYDASFSSTLRSGYNAYVTLQADESALVYSTSLYFGSTPNQTLPLVRLTAPNVLSVSSRQSTARTEAWPVPAHSELHVQVEAAAQPRSLELLDATGRVVLSRAIREAEPVVPVSQLRAGLYLLRVNYANGSVTRPVAVE